In the genome of Cutibacterium equinum, one region contains:
- a CDS encoding MFS transporter, whose amino-acid sequence MASETQLVREEHSLGRAALNTLKGCLGNLVEWYDVYTYTVFATYFQNQFFSPEDKNSRIYVYAVFAITFLMRPLGSWFFGRWADRHGRRSALTFSVLVMAFASLVVAILPSRDQIGMWAAVLLIICRIVQGFATGGEYGTSATYMSEAAVRHRRGFLSSFQYVTLVGGQVIAQAVLLIETATLTHDQIATWGWRVAFGIGGLAAVIVLWMRRTMDESLTEEHLEDIRAGLDRDSGTMRSLLVDHWHPLLLVFLITMGGTVCFYTYSVNAPAIVKSTFKEQAMTATAVNLIALICLMCLQPIGGLISDKIGRKPLLVFFGVAATCYTWVLITFLPKATNPFGAFGLLLIGYIILTGYTSINALVKSELFPAKIRALGVGVGYSLANSCFGGTAPVIYEAFKEHDKVTWFIVYVTTLTFISTLVYIFGLKNKTATHLDHEQGHAWAHNEGTPPPTTR is encoded by the coding sequence GTGGCAAGTGAAACACAACTGGTCCGTGAAGAGCATAGTCTCGGGCGGGCTGCACTCAACACTCTCAAAGGGTGCCTGGGAAACCTCGTCGAATGGTACGACGTCTACACGTACACGGTCTTCGCAACCTACTTCCAGAACCAGTTCTTCAGCCCTGAGGACAAGAACTCGCGCATTTACGTCTACGCGGTGTTCGCCATCACGTTCCTCATGCGTCCGCTGGGCTCCTGGTTCTTCGGACGCTGGGCTGACCGGCACGGACGTCGCTCCGCCCTCACCTTCTCAGTTCTGGTGATGGCCTTCGCCTCGTTGGTTGTGGCGATCCTTCCGTCTCGCGACCAGATTGGTATGTGGGCCGCCGTGCTCCTCATCATCTGCCGCATTGTCCAAGGATTCGCCACCGGTGGCGAATACGGCACCTCGGCGACCTACATGTCGGAGGCAGCGGTTCGTCATCGTCGCGGCTTCCTGTCCTCCTTCCAGTACGTCACCTTGGTTGGTGGCCAGGTCATTGCCCAGGCTGTCCTGCTCATCGAGACGGCCACGCTGACCCACGATCAGATCGCCACCTGGGGTTGGCGTGTCGCCTTCGGCATCGGTGGCCTCGCGGCAGTCATCGTGCTGTGGATGCGACGCACCATGGACGAATCCCTCACCGAGGAGCATCTGGAAGACATCCGCGCCGGTCTGGACCGCGACTCCGGCACCATGCGCAGCCTGTTGGTCGACCACTGGCATCCCCTGCTGCTGGTCTTCCTCATCACCATGGGCGGCACCGTCTGCTTCTACACCTACTCGGTGAACGCCCCGGCCATTGTGAAATCCACCTTCAAGGAGCAGGCGATGACGGCGACCGCCGTCAACCTCATCGCCTTGATCTGCCTCATGTGTTTGCAGCCAATCGGAGGTCTCATTTCCGACAAGATCGGCCGCAAACCGCTACTGGTCTTCTTCGGCGTGGCCGCCACCTGCTACACGTGGGTCCTCATCACCTTCCTCCCGAAGGCCACCAACCCCTTCGGCGCCTTTGGCCTGCTGCTCATCGGCTACATCATCCTGACCGGCTACACCTCGATCAACGCCTTGGTGAAGTCAGAGCTCTTCCCAGCCAAGATCCGTGCGCTCGGCGTCGGTGTCGGCTACAGCCTCGCCAACTCCTGCTTCGGCGGCACTGCCCCGGTCATCTACGAGGCCTTCAAGGAGCATGACAAGGTGACGTGGTTCATCGTCTACGTGACGACCCTGACCTTCATTTCCACCTTGGTCTACATCTTCGGCTTGAAGAACAAGACGGCTACCCACCTCGATCACGAGCAGGGGCACGCCTGGGCTCACAACGAGGGAACTCCCCCGCCAACCACACGCTGA
- a CDS encoding metal ABC transporter permease — protein sequence MPLITSILLLAIVTAVTCSVPGIFLVLRHQSMLVDAMSHAVLPGIAIGALLSGSLNSPLLVIIATLMGLIVVIGAEWLARTGLVTGDANQGLIFPVLFSIGVILLSTVLTEVHIDESTILAGNINLQALSVNHIVLGTIDIGPITMWKEIVVCVITAVCLFAMRRVLAVATFDPQLARTMGLPVRLTNGILMCLIALTVVVCFDAVGSILVVALMIAPPATALLLAKTLRRMAGWTVVVAVVSAVIGFELAKTWDLATSSMMSAVSGVVFLVVLVGTTIATRIRQRSLAKKPARTEVQVSDSRAGSTKALTDAALS from the coding sequence ATGCCACTCATCACCTCCATCCTGCTGTTGGCTATCGTCACGGCTGTCACCTGCTCGGTGCCCGGGATTTTCCTCGTCCTACGCCATCAGTCAATGCTCGTTGACGCGATGTCGCATGCAGTGCTGCCGGGGATCGCCATCGGAGCGCTGCTGTCAGGGTCGTTGAATTCCCCGCTCCTGGTCATCATCGCGACCCTCATGGGGTTGATCGTCGTCATTGGCGCTGAATGGCTGGCCCGCACCGGACTGGTCACCGGCGACGCCAACCAAGGGCTGATCTTCCCGGTGCTGTTTTCCATCGGCGTCATCTTGTTGTCGACAGTGTTGACCGAGGTTCACATCGACGAGTCGACGATTCTTGCCGGCAACATCAACCTTCAGGCACTGTCGGTGAACCACATCGTGTTGGGCACGATCGACATCGGCCCCATCACCATGTGGAAGGAGATCGTGGTGTGTGTCATCACTGCGGTCTGCCTCTTCGCGATGCGCCGGGTGCTGGCGGTCGCGACCTTTGACCCGCAACTGGCTCGCACCATGGGCCTGCCAGTCCGGTTGACCAACGGAATCCTCATGTGCCTCATCGCCCTGACAGTGGTGGTGTGTTTTGATGCGGTGGGGTCCATCCTCGTCGTCGCACTCATGATTGCTCCGCCGGCCACCGCTCTCCTGCTGGCGAAGACCCTGCGCCGGATGGCGGGATGGACCGTCGTCGTAGCGGTGGTTTCGGCCGTCATCGGGTTCGAGCTGGCGAAAACCTGGGACCTGGCAACCTCGTCCATGATGTCGGCGGTCTCCGGAGTGGTGTTCCTGGTTGTGCTGGTCGGCACGACCATCGCGACGCGCATTCGACAGCGTTCCCTGGCCAAGAAACCAGCCCGGACCGAGGTTCAGGTCTCCGACAGCCGGGCAGGGTCCACGAAGGCCCTCACCGACGCTGCGCTGTCCTGA
- a CDS encoding ferritin yields the protein MKMSDDIVQAFNDQITLELTADMTYRQLAIEADAQDLSGMAAWLRHQADEEIVHANKFIDHVLDRGSHPRIGTIKAPEIEPGLSPLEIFQAALAHEEKVSEAIRQLYRSCTSAGDIDAIPLLHWFIDEQIEEESTVSDIIGRIQLIDDDGSGLLRLDAELGSRDVESTENGD from the coding sequence ATGAAAATGTCCGATGACATCGTCCAAGCTTTCAACGATCAAATCACCCTCGAACTGACCGCTGACATGACGTATCGTCAGCTGGCCATCGAGGCCGATGCTCAGGATCTTTCTGGCATGGCCGCGTGGTTGCGCCACCAGGCGGACGAAGAGATCGTGCACGCCAACAAGTTCATCGACCACGTTCTCGATCGCGGAAGTCACCCCCGTATCGGAACGATCAAGGCCCCCGAGATCGAGCCCGGCCTGTCCCCGCTCGAGATCTTCCAGGCAGCCCTTGCCCATGAGGAAAAGGTCTCCGAGGCCATCCGTCAGCTGTACCGCTCCTGCACCTCAGCTGGTGACATTGACGCGATTCCGCTCCTCCATTGGTTCATCGACGAGCAGATCGAGGAGGAGTCGACCGTCAGCGACATCATCGGCCGGATCCAGCTCATCGATGATGACGGCTCTGGCCTGCTCCGCTTGGATGCTGAGCTCGGCTCTCGCGATGTGGAGTCCACCGAGAACGGCGACTGA
- the rplI gene encoding 50S ribosomal protein L9, protein MKLILTAPVAKLGVPGDIVEVKDGYGRNYLLPQNYAIKWTRGAEAQIKDITRARDAKEIKSKEEAEQIRSQLEHLVVQVTVQAGENGRLFGAVTPGDIALAVKKAGGPALDKRTIEINKPIKTIGKHTVGVKLHDAIKGHVTVETVPAA, encoded by the coding sequence ATGAAGCTCATTCTCACTGCCCCGGTGGCCAAGCTCGGTGTCCCCGGCGACATCGTTGAGGTCAAGGACGGCTACGGCCGTAACTACCTGCTGCCGCAGAATTACGCCATCAAGTGGACGCGCGGTGCTGAGGCCCAGATCAAGGACATCACTCGCGCCCGCGACGCCAAGGAGATCAAGTCCAAGGAGGAGGCCGAGCAGATCCGCTCGCAGCTGGAGCACCTGGTCGTCCAGGTGACCGTCCAGGCTGGCGAGAACGGTCGTCTGTTCGGTGCCGTCACCCCCGGCGACATCGCCCTTGCCGTCAAGAAGGCTGGTGGTCCCGCCCTCGACAAGCGGACCATCGAGATCAACAAGCCGATCAAGACCATCGGCAAGCACACCGTCGGCGTCAAGCTGCATGACGCCATCAAGGGTCACGTCACGGTGGAGACTGTTCCCGCCGCCTGA
- the rpsR gene encoding 30S ribosomal protein S18, whose protein sequence is MAGPQRKSVNKKKVVPVKTVHIGAVDYKDTALLRKFISERGKIRARRVTGLSVQDQRKVAIAIKNARELALLPYASTAR, encoded by the coding sequence ATGGCCGGTCCACAGCGCAAGTCTGTGAACAAGAAGAAGGTCGTTCCCGTCAAGACCGTGCACATCGGCGCGGTCGACTACAAGGACACCGCCCTGCTGCGCAAGTTTATCTCTGAGCGAGGCAAGATCCGCGCTCGTCGCGTCACCGGGCTGTCGGTCCAGGACCAGCGCAAGGTCGCCATCGCGATCAAGAATGCTCGCGAGCTCGCACTGCTCCCGTACGCCTCGACGGCTCGCTGA
- a CDS encoding siderophore-interacting protein, whose product MPSDLTHVLAVADAVALPAVANTLASLPESARATVVIVEGHHIYPLPDNDRVTIVTAPRDPEGIFATVRDLDLPRDTHAFVHGQAAMVRPMRRHLRLERGLPKERVHLSAYWFAGRDADGWRAMKKDFNRSMEAESGD is encoded by the coding sequence ATGCCTTCAGACCTCACCCATGTGCTCGCCGTCGCCGATGCGGTTGCTCTGCCGGCAGTAGCGAACACCCTGGCCTCCCTGCCGGAGTCGGCCCGCGCCACCGTCGTCATCGTCGAGGGACATCACATTTATCCCCTCCCCGACAACGACCGCGTCACGATCGTGACGGCTCCCCGGGACCCCGAGGGAATTTTCGCCACCGTCCGAGACCTGGACCTTCCTCGCGACACCCACGCCTTCGTTCACGGGCAAGCCGCGATGGTCCGCCCCATGCGCCGTCACCTGCGCCTCGAGCGCGGGTTACCCAAGGAGAGGGTGCACTTGTCGGCCTACTGGTTCGCAGGGCGCGACGCCGACGGCTGGCGCGCCATGAAGAAAGACTTCAACCGCTCGATGGAGGCTGAGTCGGGAGACTGA
- the rpsF gene encoding 30S ribosomal protein S6: MRKYEVMIIIDPTVEERQVDSLMEKYLKVITDEKGTVDNVDVWGKRRLAYDIQKKSEGIYVVLNATCEPATIQEMDRLLAIDEKVMRTKVMRPETH; the protein is encoded by the coding sequence ATGCGTAAGTACGAGGTCATGATCATCATTGATCCGACCGTCGAGGAGCGTCAGGTCGATTCCCTCATGGAGAAGTACCTGAAGGTCATCACTGACGAGAAGGGCACCGTCGACAACGTCGACGTGTGGGGCAAGCGCCGCCTGGCCTACGACATCCAGAAGAAGTCCGAAGGCATCTACGTCGTCCTCAACGCGACCTGCGAGCCCGCGACCATCCAGGAGATGGACCGTCTTCTCGCCATCGACGAGAAGGTCATGCGCACCAAGGTCATGCGTCCCGAGACCCACTGA
- a CDS encoding undecaprenyl-diphosphate phosphatase, which translates to MNWLHAVILGIVEGITEFLPVSSTGHLRIVEKLLGYDIQGAGITAFTAIIQVGAIIAAIIYFWSDIVRIVVAWCKGLAHKEDRSDPDYTLGWGIIVGSIPVGIVGLLFKDAIENTLSSLWVVAIALIVWSGVMWLGDRQSGLDRGMKEVGIVDAIFIGCFQALAPLFPGISRSGATISAGLFRRFDRATATRLSFFMGIPVLVAAGIYETVSAASDISTASGGANAIGWGPTIVATVVSLIVAYASIAWLLKFVSSNKFTGFIWYRIVVGLIMIALILTNVVTA; encoded by the coding sequence GTGAACTGGCTGCATGCCGTCATCCTCGGCATCGTCGAGGGCATTACCGAGTTCCTTCCCGTCTCCAGCACCGGCCATCTGCGCATCGTTGAAAAGCTGCTTGGATACGACATCCAGGGCGCCGGAATCACCGCCTTCACTGCGATCATCCAGGTCGGCGCAATCATCGCCGCCATCATCTACTTCTGGTCCGACATCGTGCGCATCGTCGTCGCGTGGTGCAAGGGTCTGGCCCATAAGGAGGATCGCAGTGATCCGGATTACACCCTTGGCTGGGGCATCATCGTTGGCTCGATTCCGGTCGGCATCGTCGGACTGTTGTTCAAGGACGCCATCGAGAACACCCTGAGTTCTCTGTGGGTCGTCGCCATTGCCCTCATCGTCTGGAGCGGCGTGATGTGGCTGGGAGACCGTCAGTCGGGTCTTGATCGTGGCATGAAGGAAGTTGGCATTGTCGACGCCATCTTCATCGGCTGCTTCCAGGCGCTGGCCCCTCTCTTCCCCGGCATCTCACGGTCAGGTGCGACGATTTCTGCCGGTCTGTTCCGTAGGTTCGATCGCGCGACCGCAACTCGGCTGTCGTTCTTCATGGGTATCCCGGTATTGGTGGCTGCCGGCATTTACGAGACCGTCTCGGCCGCCAGTGACATTTCCACCGCCAGCGGCGGAGCCAACGCGATTGGTTGGGGGCCGACGATTGTGGCGACGGTGGTCTCGCTCATCGTGGCCTACGCCTCTATCGCGTGGTTGCTGAAGTTCGTCTCCTCGAACAAGTTCACTGGCTTCATCTGGTACCGGATCGTCGTGGGCTTGATCATGATCGCCCTCATTCTGACCAACGTCGTCACCGCCTGA
- a CDS encoding single-stranded DNA-binding protein codes for MAGETPITVIGNLTADPDLRFTPNGVPVANFTVASTPRTFDKQTNEWRDGEAMFLNCSVWRQFAENVAESLSKGMRVIVSGNLKARSYEDRDGNRRTSYEIDVAEVGPSLRFASAKVTRSQSSGGGNWGGNGGGGQGGNWGGNSGGGQGGWSGGNGGQGGNWGSDSGNQGSYNNGDANRGGGVDPWASAQTDEPPF; via the coding sequence ATGGCTGGCGAAACACCCATCACGGTGATTGGCAACCTGACTGCCGATCCTGATCTGCGCTTCACCCCTAATGGGGTGCCTGTCGCGAATTTCACGGTGGCATCGACCCCGCGGACTTTCGACAAACAGACCAACGAGTGGCGCGACGGTGAGGCTATGTTCCTCAATTGCTCGGTGTGGCGTCAGTTCGCCGAGAATGTCGCCGAGTCCCTGTCCAAGGGCATGCGTGTCATCGTGTCGGGCAACCTCAAGGCTCGCTCGTACGAGGATCGGGACGGCAACAGACGCACCTCCTACGAGATTGACGTGGCTGAGGTGGGTCCGTCGCTGAGGTTCGCCTCAGCCAAGGTGACTCGCAGCCAGTCCTCCGGCGGAGGCAACTGGGGTGGCAATGGCGGCGGCGGTCAGGGCGGCAACTGGGGCGGAAACTCCGGTGGTGGCCAGGGCGGCTGGTCCGGCGGCAATGGTGGCCAGGGTGGTAACTGGGGCTCAGATTCCGGTAACCAAGGGTCCTACAACAATGGTGACGCCAATCGTGGCGGGGGAGTCGACCCCTGGGCCTCGGCCCAGACCGACGAACCCCCGTTCTGA